In one Anoplolepis gracilipes unplaced genomic scaffold, ASM4749672v1 Contig21, whole genome shotgun sequence genomic region, the following are encoded:
- the LOC140675825 gene encoding cytochrome b-c1 complex subunit 8-like, with protein sequence MGKQFGNLAKINGIVFFRLSPYEQKPFKGLVSEGLPNLVRRFQDRVFRVAPFFMFSYLLINWAKEKNLELSRKNLKDYENDT encoded by the exons ATGGGGAAGCAGTTCGGAAATCTCGCCAAAATTAATGGCATTGTCTTTTTCCGTCTTAGTCCATATGAACAAAAACCCTTCAAAGGATTAGTTTCTGAAGGTCTACCAAACTTGGTACGGCGCTTTCAAGATCGTGTATTCCGTGTTGCACCTT tTTTCATGTTTTCCTACTTGCTTATAAATTGGGCAAAAGAGAAGAATCTTGAGCTTTCTCGCAAAAATCTCAAGGATTATGAAAATGATACATGA